A genomic region of Anopheles coustani chromosome 3, idAnoCousDA_361_x.2, whole genome shotgun sequence contains the following coding sequences:
- the LOC131259146 gene encoding ras association domain-containing protein 10, whose amino-acid sequence MNGSGNGSGSVAIALADHRAKIIAGSGRFQKQLQTEQLAIASTSYLVGARDAKHGRPTPIEGGGHQSLPRRTKPTEVLEEREVSDEDDSGSVRSEGNESSSDGTVSDFSVDEIPVWIKGEQRWVSGVTDDTTCGDLIEVLVQQEQQPGSSSAGPAAPTEVKDYCITERWRQVEQVLDNETKIWQIWSAWGKAQPEVKFILRRVDGSHGPSAGAGGAGATTTTSTAAHGAHGERDRDSGRGSPTGSINSAIVRRKRHRAQKSTFAWMTHGQTIHPKSSKTSIERLMKLILEQGDIIQQQLSKLRDREMQISTIEEERHRVREREHGKNYLLETYLKGLAEAADTDPNAIDSGITSEATTTASPEMDFAPDHDSDQATAPHGDGSTVKEQIKLLEKIVSLNKQIVREEETAVKLFERVRRYQLEDPPDQTKTQLEEALAKLNTSIDQDNHELQQLDESLRQSDTMLRERSDLLRTLTEELNHQEHPPTDAKVIMDFSQPTPVMRVDRTMEVPVDIHAPMLAPVSSNPPLHSPGNYGSGKPALHSYPLYPIAEIPTRQAAIPVGPGEPAKIVIASSTLPRNFQRPTLVTPVGVPPLMVPPDAISVHQINKFIQCSNNLGTNCNTNIDDKICPKQLFHSAVSSAECQGAVKALTDDLANMGTLV is encoded by the exons atgaacgGTAGCGGCAACGGAAGCGGTTCCGTGGCAATCGCACTCGCGGACCACCGGGCAAAGATCATTGCCGGTTCCGGCCGGTTTCAGAAGCAACTGCAGACGGAGCAGTTGGCGATCGCGTCGACGTCGTACCTGGTGGGCGCAAGGGATGCAAAGCACGGCCGACCCACGCCCATCGAAGGGGGAGGACATCAGAGTCTTCCCAGGAGGACAAAGCCGACCGAGGTGCTCGAGGAGCGTGAGGTAAGCGACGAGGATGACAGCGGATCGGTGCGTAGTGAGGGCAATGAGTCGTCCTCGGATGGGACGGTGAGCGATTTCTCCGTCGATGAGATCCCGGTGTGGATCAAGGGCGAGCAGAGGTGGGTGTCCGGCGTGACGGATGACACAACCTGTGGAGATCTGATAGAGGTGCTGgtgcagcaggagcagcaacCGGGTAGTAGTAGTGCAGGACCAGCGGCACCGACGGAGGTGAAGGACTACTGCATCACGGAGCGATGGCGCCAAGTGGAGCAGGTGCTGGACAATGAGACAAAAATCTGGCAAATTTGGTCGGCATGGGGAAAGGCACAACCAGAG GTGAAATTTATTCTCCGCCGAGTCGATGGATCCCATGGGCCGAGTGCGGGTGCAGGTGGAGCGggagcgacgacgacgacgtccaCGGCGGCCCATGGAGCGCACGGTGAACGGGACCGGGACAGTGGACGCGGAAGTCCGACGGGCAGCATCAACAGTGCGATCGTGCGCCGCAAGCGACATCGGGCGCAGAAGTCGACCTTCGCCTGGATGACGCACGGCCAGACGATCCACCCGAAGTCGTCCAAGACGTCGATCGAGCGACTGATGAAGCTGATCCTCGAGCAGGGTGATATCATACAGCAGCAGCTGTCGAAGTTGCG CGATCGCGAGATGCAGATCAGCACGATCGAGGAGGAACGGCACCGGGTGAGGGAGCGGGAGCACGGTAAGAACTACTTGCTCGAGACGTACCTGAAGGGTCTGGCGGAAGCGGCCGATACGGATCCGAATGCAATCGATAGTGGTATTACGTCGGAGGCTACGACAACCGCGTCCCCGGAGATGGATTTTGCGCCGGATCATGACTCGGATCAAGCCACCGCACCACATGGTGATGGATCGACAGTGAAGGAACAGATCAAGCTACTCGAGAAGATCGTCTCACTGAACAAACAGATCGTGCGCGAGGAGGAGACCGCGGTCAAGCTGTTCGAGCGCGTCCGACGCTATCAGCTAGAAGACCCACCGGATCAGACCAAAACACAACTCGAGGAAGCGCTGGCAAAACTTAACACATCGATCGATCAGGACAATCATGAACTCCAACAGCTCGACGAAAGTTTGCGCCAGTCGGACACGATGTTGCGCGAGAGGAGCGACCTGCTGCGGACGCTAACGGAGGAGCTCAACCACCAGGAGCATCCGCCGACCGACGCCAAAGTCATCATGGACTTCTCGCAACCGACTCCGGTGATGCGAGTCGATCGAACCATGGAGGTTCCGGTCGATATTCATGCACCGATGTTAGCACCTGTCAGTTCCAACCCTCCGCTACACTCACCTGGCAACTATGGGTCAGGGAAACCGGCACTCCACAGCTACCCACTGTATCCAATCGCGGAGATTCCAACCAGACAAGCTGCGATCCCTGTTGGTCCCGGAGAACCGGCCAAAATAGTTATCGCCAGCAGTACCCTGCCGAGGAACTTCCAGCGTCCTACATTGGTGACCCCGGTTGGAGTTCCACCGCTCATGGTACCACCGGACGCTATCTCCGTTCACCAGATTAACAAGTTTATCCAATGCAGCAACAATCTGGGCACGAACTGTAACACCAACATCGACGACAAGATCTGCCCGAAACAGCTGTTCCATTCGGCCGTCTCCTCCGCGGAATGTCAGGGTGCTGTCAAGGCTCTGACGGACGATCTGGCCAACATGGGTACGTTGGTCTAG